In Sphingopyxis sp. FD7, a single window of DNA contains:
- a CDS encoding nuclear transport factor 2 family protein, which produces MMRLAAPLLLFLVAACDSSVGPAATRATPAGYREAAAAFDAAIAAKDEAALRRLIADDFLWVRGSGATGDKAAFIAALAAPSIRIEPFEPAEPRWITSSDSALLAATNTLRGVAEGEPFVDRHRFADHWLWRGDKWQLVYAQVTRAPEADVGGAD; this is translated from the coding sequence ATGATGCGATTGGCGGCTCCGCTGCTGCTGTTCCTCGTCGCGGCGTGCGATTCATCGGTCGGTCCCGCCGCGACCAGGGCAACGCCCGCAGGCTATCGCGAGGCGGCGGCGGCGTTCGACGCGGCGATCGCGGCGAAGGACGAGGCGGCGTTGCGACGGCTGATCGCCGACGATTTCCTGTGGGTGCGCGGCAGCGGCGCGACGGGCGACAAGGCGGCGTTCATCGCCGCGCTCGCCGCGCCGTCGATCCGCATCGAACCCTTTGAGCCCGCCGAGCCGCGCTGGATCACCAGCAGCGACAGCGCGCTGCTCGCCGCGACCAACACGCTGCGCGGCGTCGCCGAGGGCGAGCCGTTCGTCGACCGGCACCGTTTTGCCGATCACTGGTTGTGGCGTGGCGACAAGTGGCAGCTCGTCTATGCGCAAGTCACTCGGGCGCCCGAAGCGGATGTTGGCGGGGCCGATTGA
- the glnA gene encoding type I glutamate--ammonia ligase, whose protein sequence is MATKPKDIIARIKENDIEWVDLRFTDPKGKWQHLTMCAGVIDEDALEDGLMFDGSSIEGWKAINESDMILKPDLDAVYDDPFSATPMLVIFCDIVEPSTGEGYSRDPRTTAKRAEAYLASSGIGDTAYVGPEAEFFMFDDVRFESGYNKSGFEIDDIELPTNSGRSYEGGNLAHRPRAKGGYFPVAPVDSAVDIRAEMVSTMLEMGLPCDKHHHEVAAAQHELGLTFGTLTQTADRMQIYKYVVHQVAHAYGKTATFMPKPIKDDNGSGMHTHISIWEKGKPLFAGNGYAGLSDMCLYFIGGVIKHAKALNAFTNPTTNSYKRLVPGFEAPVLLAYSSRNRSASCRIPYGAGAKAKRVEFRFPDAMANPYLCYSALLMAGLDGIQNKIHPGEAMDKNLYDLPPEELSEVPTVCGSLREALDSLMADHDFLLKGDVFSKDQIEAYVELKWNEVYRFEQTPSPVEFDMYYSA, encoded by the coding sequence ATGGCTACGAAGCCCAAGGACATCATCGCGCGGATCAAGGAAAACGACATCGAGTGGGTCGATCTGCGCTTCACCGACCCCAAGGGCAAGTGGCAGCATCTGACGATGTGCGCCGGGGTGATCGACGAGGACGCGCTCGAGGACGGGCTGATGTTCGATGGCTCGTCGATCGAGGGCTGGAAGGCGATCAACGAAAGCGACATGATCCTGAAGCCCGACCTCGACGCCGTCTATGACGATCCTTTCTCGGCGACGCCGATGCTGGTGATCTTCTGCGACATCGTCGAGCCGTCGACCGGCGAAGGCTATAGCCGCGACCCGCGCACGACCGCGAAGCGCGCCGAGGCCTATCTCGCGTCGAGCGGCATCGGCGACACCGCCTATGTCGGCCCCGAGGCCGAATTCTTCATGTTCGACGATGTCCGGTTCGAAAGCGGATACAACAAGTCGGGGTTCGAGATCGACGATATCGAGCTGCCGACCAATTCGGGCCGCAGCTATGAGGGCGGCAACCTGGCGCACCGCCCGCGCGCCAAGGGCGGCTATTTCCCCGTTGCGCCGGTCGACAGCGCGGTCGACATCCGCGCCGAGATGGTCTCGACGATGCTCGAAATGGGTCTGCCGTGCGACAAGCATCACCATGAGGTCGCCGCGGCGCAGCACGAGCTGGGCCTGACCTTCGGCACGCTGACGCAGACCGCCGACCGCATGCAGATCTATAAATATGTCGTGCACCAGGTCGCGCACGCCTATGGCAAGACCGCGACCTTCATGCCCAAGCCGATCAAGGACGATAACGGATCGGGGATGCACACCCACATCTCGATCTGGGAAAAGGGCAAGCCGCTTTTTGCGGGCAATGGCTATGCCGGCCTTTCGGACATGTGCCTCTATTTCATCGGCGGCGTCATCAAGCACGCCAAGGCATTGAATGCCTTCACCAACCCGACGACGAACAGCTACAAGCGGCTCGTTCCGGGGTTTGAGGCGCCGGTGCTGCTCGCCTATTCGAGCCGCAACCGGTCGGCCTCGTGCCGCATTCCCTATGGTGCGGGCGCCAAGGCGAAGCGCGTCGAGTTCCGTTTCCCCGACGCGATGGCGAACCCCTATCTCTGCTATTCGGCGCTGCTGATGGCGGGGCTGGACGGCATCCAGAACAAGATCCACCCCGGCGAGGCGATGGACAAGAATCTCTATGATTTGCCGCCCGAAGAGCTGAGCGAAGTGCCGACCGTGTGCGGCTCGCTTCGCGAAGCGCTCGACAGCCTGATGGCCGACCACGACTTCCTCCTGAAGGGCGACGTGTTCAGCAAGGACCAGATCGAGGCCTATGTCGAGCTGAAGTGGAACGAAGTCTATCGCTTCGAGCAGACGCCGAGCCCGGTCGAGTTCGACATGTATTACAGCGCCTGA
- the trhO gene encoding oxygen-dependent tRNA uridine(34) hydroxylase TrhO — protein MTVTVAALYRFASFDDPAALRQPLLDLCAAEAIRGTLLLAREGINGTIAGPDSGIAAVIAHIRALPGCAALDVKYSTAAAMPFGRLKVRLKKEIVTMKVPGLDPARHAAPTVDPADWNALVDDPDTVLIDTRNAFEVGYGSFAGAVDPGTQSFGDFPDWWRANAERFAGKRIAMFCTGGIRCEKSTAFLRREGIEDVVHLKGGILAYLDQVPASESRWHGSCFVFDERVSVGHGLIEVGEKD, from the coding sequence ATGACCGTCACTGTCGCCGCCCTCTATCGCTTCGCCTCCTTCGATGACCCCGCCGCGCTGCGCCAGCCGCTGCTCGACCTGTGCGCCGCCGAAGCCATCAGGGGCACGCTGCTCCTCGCGCGCGAAGGGATCAATGGCACGATCGCCGGCCCCGACTCCGGCATCGCCGCGGTGATCGCCCATATCCGCGCGCTCCCCGGCTGCGCGGCGCTCGACGTCAAATACTCGACCGCCGCCGCGATGCCTTTCGGGCGGCTCAAAGTGCGGCTGAAGAAGGAAATCGTGACGATGAAGGTGCCGGGGCTCGACCCCGCGCGCCACGCCGCGCCCACGGTCGACCCTGCCGACTGGAATGCGCTCGTCGATGACCCGGACACCGTGCTTATCGACACGCGCAATGCGTTCGAGGTCGGCTATGGCAGTTTTGCGGGCGCGGTCGATCCCGGCACGCAAAGCTTCGGCGACTTCCCCGACTGGTGGCGCGCCAATGCGGAGCGCTTCGCGGGCAAGCGAATCGCGATGTTCTGCACCGGCGGCATCCGCTGCGAAAAATCGACCGCCTTCCTGCGCCGCGAAGGCATTGAGGACGTCGTCCACCTGAAAGGCGGCATCCTTGCCTATCTCGACCAGGTGCCCGCGTCCGAAAGCCGCTGGCACGGCAGCTGCTTCGTCTTCGACGAACGGGTGAGCGTCGGGCACGGGCTGATCGAGGTGGGTGAAAAGGATTAG
- the trxA gene encoding thioredoxin TrxA yields the protein MGTKAITDASFQADVLDSDTPVLVDFWAEWCGPCKMIGPALEEISDELAGKVVIAKLNIDDHPDAPSKYGVRGIPTMILFKNGEVADTKVGAAPKSALKGWLESALV from the coding sequence ATGGGTACCAAAGCCATCACCGACGCGAGCTTCCAGGCGGATGTGCTCGACAGCGACACCCCCGTGCTTGTCGATTTCTGGGCCGAATGGTGCGGTCCCTGCAAGATGATCGGCCCCGCGCTCGAAGAGATTTCGGACGAGCTCGCGGGCAAGGTCGTCATCGCCAAGCTCAACATCGACGACCATCCCGACGCGCCGAGCAAATATGGGGTGCGCGGCATCCCGACGATGATCCTGTTCAAGAACGGCGAGGTCGCCGACACCAAGGTCGGCGCGGCGCCGAAAAGCGCGCTCAAGGGCTGGCTCGAAAGCGCTCTGGTCTAA
- a CDS encoding virulence factor gives MYAIVFDLDTTTLEQTYPNASWRNAYADVRRVLEVRGFDWQQGSTYFGNENVTAVDCVLAVQELKRQFNWFQPSVRDIRMLRIEENNDLGPALG, from the coding sequence ATGTATGCGATCGTTTTTGACCTCGATACCACTACGCTCGAACAAACCTACCCCAATGCGTCTTGGCGGAACGCCTATGCCGACGTGCGGCGGGTTCTCGAAGTGCGGGGATTCGACTGGCAGCAGGGATCGACCTACTTCGGCAACGAGAATGTGACGGCCGTTGATTGCGTCCTCGCCGTTCAGGAGCTGAAACGTCAGTTCAACTGGTTCCAGCCATCGGTTCGGGATATCAGAATGTTGCGGATCGAAGAGAATAACGATCTGGGGCCGGCGCTCGGCTGA
- the argJ gene encoding bifunctional glutamate N-acetyltransferase/amino-acid acetyltransferase ArgJ: MTTRSPLAPATFPDLPEIAGVTRRVARARYKDWDRCDLTFIELAPGTAVAGVFTRNVCCSSEVELGREQVKGGAARALIVNAGNSNAFTGYRGREAVEAIMAQVADHLGCDASEVFVSSTGVIGVPLPKDKARAGVAAALTAKPCSWEAAAETIGTTDTFAKGSTASAIVGDRTVHVAGIVKGSGMIAPDMATMLGYIFTDAAVAPALLQAMLSEATGGTFNSITVDSDTSTSDTVLLFATGQAGNALLATRDDPGADALYAAIRGVALDLAHQVVRDGEGASKFIEVQVTGAVSDDSARRVALSIANSPLVKTAIAGEDANWGRVVMAVGKAGEPADRDRLAIRFGDHWVAKDGLPVDGYDEAPVAAHLKGQDVRIGADLGLGDGRATVWTCDLTHGYISINADYRS; this comes from the coding sequence ATGACCACCCGTTCCCCGCTCGCCCCTGCAACCTTCCCCGACCTTCCCGAGATCGCCGGGGTGACGCGCCGCGTCGCGCGGGCGCGTTACAAGGACTGGGACCGCTGCGACCTGACTTTCATCGAGCTGGCGCCCGGCACCGCGGTTGCGGGGGTGTTCACGCGCAACGTCTGCTGCTCGTCCGAAGTCGAGCTGGGGCGCGAACAGGTGAAGGGCGGCGCCGCGCGCGCGCTGATCGTCAATGCGGGCAACAGCAATGCCTTCACCGGCTATCGCGGGCGCGAGGCGGTCGAGGCGATCATGGCGCAGGTCGCGGACCATCTCGGTTGCGATGCCAGCGAGGTCTTCGTCAGCTCGACCGGGGTGATCGGCGTGCCGTTGCCGAAAGACAAGGCGCGCGCGGGCGTGGCGGCGGCGCTGACCGCCAAACCCTGTTCGTGGGAAGCGGCGGCCGAAACGATCGGCACCACCGACACCTTTGCCAAGGGATCGACCGCCAGCGCCATCGTTGGCGACCGGACCGTCCATGTCGCGGGAATCGTCAAGGGATCGGGGATGATCGCACCCGACATGGCGACCATGCTCGGCTATATCTTTACCGACGCCGCGGTGGCGCCCGCGCTGTTGCAGGCGATGCTGAGCGAGGCGACCGGCGGGACGTTCAATTCGATTACCGTCGACAGCGACACTTCGACCAGCGACACGGTGCTGCTCTTTGCGACCGGGCAGGCGGGCAATGCGTTGCTCGCTACCCGCGACGACCCCGGCGCCGACGCGCTTTATGCGGCGATCCGGGGGGTCGCGCTTGACCTCGCGCATCAGGTGGTGCGCGACGGCGAAGGCGCGTCAAAGTTCATCGAGGTGCAGGTGACCGGCGCGGTGAGCGACGACAGCGCCAGGCGCGTCGCGCTGTCCATCGCCAATTCGCCGCTGGTCAAGACCGCGATCGCGGGCGAGGACGCGAACTGGGGCCGCGTCGTGATGGCGGTGGGCAAGGCGGGCGAACCCGCCGACCGCGACCGCCTGGCGATCCGTTTCGGCGACCATTGGGTGGCGAAGGACGGGCTGCCCGTCGACGGTTATGACGAGGCGCCGGTCGCCGCGCACCTCAAAGGCCAGGACGTCCGCATCGGCGCCGACCTGGGCCTCGGCGATGGCCGCGCGACGGTGTGGACGTGCGACCTGACGCATGGCTATATCAGCATCAACGCGGACTATCGCAGCTGA
- a CDS encoding PQQ-dependent sugar dehydrogenase, which yields MPKHIFAVLLPLLLLASCGGGGGGDTPPPAANAPPAFTSLQTASVVENTTSAYQAAASDPDGDALTFSIDGGADAARFAITGAGALRFNAAPDFDLPGDADTDNVYAVVLRVSDGRASVTQAVNITVTNSREGIAVARVGTGFNQPLYVAAIPGDARVYVVEKGGDVYRFDPADGSRTRVLDITDISTSGERGLLGLAPYPDHAASQRLFAVATGTNGNVQVRRYTLGRPDSSTSYDLVLDIPHPGFDNHNGGWIGFGPDGHVYVAVGDGGGGGDPNNNAQNRNVQLGKILRFAVGAGGDSYAPAPGNPFLSGGGDPYVFAFGLRNPFRASFSGSTLLIGDVGQNAVEEIDMVTTAQPGRNFGWRFLEGTQPFSGTAPAGLTPPVAEYGHGSGARQGRSVTGGYVYRGPVASLAGQYVFGDFVSGNIWTVPFADLVVGQTLPASRFAVRNEDFAPDTGTIGNIASFGEDSAGNLFIVSIGGDIFMVRPG from the coding sequence ATGCCGAAGCATATATTCGCCGTCCTTTTGCCGCTGTTGTTGCTGGCTTCGTGCGGGGGCGGGGGCGGCGGCGATACGCCCCCGCCCGCGGCCAATGCCCCGCCCGCCTTCACCTCGCTCCAGACCGCCAGCGTTGTCGAGAATACGACCAGCGCCTATCAGGCGGCCGCCAGCGATCCCGACGGCGACGCGCTGACCTTCAGCATCGACGGCGGCGCTGACGCGGCGCGTTTTGCGATCACGGGCGCGGGAGCGCTGCGGTTCAACGCCGCGCCCGATTTCGACCTGCCTGGAGATGCCGATACCGACAATGTCTATGCGGTGGTGTTGCGCGTCAGCGACGGCCGGGCGAGCGTGACGCAGGCGGTCAACATCACCGTCACCAACAGCCGCGAAGGCATAGCGGTCGCGCGCGTTGGCACCGGGTTCAATCAGCCGCTTTACGTCGCGGCGATCCCCGGCGACGCCCGTGTCTATGTCGTCGAAAAGGGCGGCGACGTCTATCGCTTCGATCCTGCCGACGGCAGCCGGACGCGCGTGCTCGACATCACCGACATTTCGACCAGCGGCGAACGCGGGTTGCTCGGCCTCGCTCCCTATCCCGATCATGCGGCATCGCAGCGGCTGTTCGCGGTCGCGACCGGCACGAACGGCAATGTCCAGGTGCGGCGCTATACGCTGGGCCGACCCGACAGTTCGACGAGCTATGACCTGGTGCTGGACATTCCGCACCCCGGCTTCGACAATCATAACGGCGGCTGGATCGGTTTCGGCCCGGACGGCCATGTCTATGTCGCCGTCGGCGACGGCGGGGGCGGGGGTGACCCCAACAACAATGCGCAAAACCGCAATGTGCAGCTCGGCAAGATCCTGCGCTTTGCCGTCGGGGCGGGGGGCGACAGCTATGCCCCGGCGCCGGGCAACCCGTTCCTCTCGGGCGGGGGCGACCCCTATGTCTTTGCGTTCGGCCTGCGCAACCCGTTCCGTGCCTCCTTTTCGGGATCGACGCTGCTGATCGGCGATGTCGGGCAGAATGCGGTCGAGGAAATCGACATGGTGACGACGGCGCAGCCGGGGCGCAATTTCGGCTGGCGCTTTCTGGAGGGGACGCAGCCCTTTTCGGGAACGGCGCCCGCCGGGCTGACGCCGCCCGTCGCCGAATATGGCCATGGCAGCGGGGCGCGGCAGGGGCGTTCGGTCACCGGCGGCTATGTCTATCGCGGGCCGGTCGCGTCGCTCGCGGGCCAATATGTCTTCGGCGATTTCGTGTCGGGCAATATCTGGACGGTGCCCTTTGCCGACCTTGTGGTCGGCCAGACCCTGCCCGCGTCGCGTTTCGCCGTCCGCAACGAGGATTTCGCGCCCGACACGGGGACGATCGGCAACATCGCCTCCTTTGGCGAGGACAGCGCGGGCAATCTTTTCATCGTCAGCATCGGCGGCGATATCTTCATGGTGCGGCCGGGCTGA
- a CDS encoding P-II family nitrogen regulator, with translation MKKIEAIIKPFKLDEVKEALHEVGVSGITVTEAKGFGRQKGHTELYRGAEYVVDFLPKVKLEVIVEDSMAERVVEAIAAAAQTGRIGDGKIFVIPVETALRIRTGERNEDAL, from the coding sequence GTGAAGAAGATTGAGGCGATCATCAAGCCGTTCAAGCTCGACGAGGTGAAGGAAGCGCTGCACGAAGTCGGCGTCAGCGGGATCACCGTCACCGAAGCCAAGGGCTTCGGGCGGCAAAAGGGCCATACCGAACTCTATCGCGGCGCCGAATATGTCGTCGATTTCCTGCCCAAGGTGAAGCTGGAGGTGATCGTCGAGGATTCGATGGCCGAGCGCGTCGTCGAGGCGATCGCCGCCGCCGCGCAGACCGGCCGCATCGGCGACGGCAAGATTTTCGTCATCCCGGTCGAAACCGCGCTGCGCATCCGCACCGGCGAACGCAACGAGGACGCGCTCTAG
- a CDS encoding aldehyde dehydrogenase family protein, whose product MSTETHLKQHYIGGRWVDSKGGRLHDVVNPATEEAASTVVLGTAADVDDAVAAAREAFKSFSQTTREERLDLLNRIVEEYKKRGPDLAKSMAAEMGAPVSFAGTAQVGAGIGGFLGTIAALKDFSFSEQHGANKVVYEPIGVVGMITPWNWPLNQIALKVAPALAAGNTMILKPSEECPGNAVIFAEILDAAGVPPGVFNLVQGDGPTVGHAISAHPGIEMVSFTGSTRAGILVAKAAADTVKRVHQELGGKSPNIVLPDADLETVLPPTVQGVLVNTGQSCIAPTRILVQKEREAEAVGVIKAMFDGTQVGDPMSEGGHIGPVVNKAQFDKIQGLIQSAIDEGARLETGGTGLPSNVNRGYYVKPTVFSGVTPNMRIAREEIFGPVATVMAYDTLDEAVEIANDTEYGLSAVVSGDPAKAAEIAPKLRAGMVAVNSWGPGPGAPFGGYKASGNGREGGLFGLKDFMEVKAISGIPA is encoded by the coding sequence ATGAGCACCGAAACGCATCTCAAGCAACATTATATCGGCGGCCGGTGGGTCGATTCGAAGGGCGGCAGGCTCCATGACGTCGTCAATCCCGCGACCGAGGAAGCGGCCTCGACCGTCGTGCTGGGCACCGCCGCCGACGTCGACGACGCGGTGGCCGCGGCGCGCGAGGCCTTCAAGAGCTTTTCGCAGACGACGCGCGAGGAACGGCTGGACCTTTTGAACCGCATCGTCGAGGAATATAAGAAGCGTGGGCCGGACCTCGCCAAATCGATGGCGGCCGAAATGGGCGCGCCGGTCAGCTTTGCGGGCACGGCGCAGGTCGGCGCCGGTATCGGCGGCTTCCTCGGCACGATCGCCGCGCTCAAGGATTTCAGCTTCAGCGAACAACATGGCGCGAACAAGGTCGTCTACGAACCGATCGGCGTCGTCGGCATGATCACCCCATGGAACTGGCCGCTCAACCAGATTGCGCTGAAGGTCGCGCCGGCGCTCGCCGCGGGCAACACGATGATCCTGAAACCGTCGGAGGAATGCCCCGGCAACGCCGTGATCTTTGCCGAGATTCTCGACGCCGCGGGCGTGCCGCCGGGCGTGTTCAATCTGGTCCAGGGCGACGGCCCGACCGTCGGCCACGCGATCAGCGCGCATCCGGGGATCGAGATGGTGAGCTTCACCGGATCGACGCGCGCGGGCATCCTCGTCGCCAAGGCCGCCGCCGATACGGTGAAGCGCGTGCATCAGGAACTGGGCGGCAAGTCGCCGAACATCGTCCTGCCCGACGCCGACCTGGAAACGGTGCTGCCGCCGACGGTGCAGGGCGTGCTCGTCAACACCGGGCAAAGCTGCATCGCGCCGACGCGCATCCTGGTCCAGAAGGAGCGCGAGGCCGAAGCGGTGGGCGTCATCAAGGCGATGTTCGATGGCACGCAAGTGGGCGATCCGATGAGCGAGGGCGGCCATATCGGCCCCGTCGTCAACAAGGCGCAGTTCGACAAGATCCAGGGGCTGATCCAGTCGGCGATCGACGAAGGCGCACGCCTCGAAACGGGCGGCACCGGCCTGCCGTCGAACGTCAATCGCGGCTATTATGTCAAGCCGACGGTCTTTTCGGGCGTCACGCCCAACATGCGGATCGCGAGGGAGGAGATTTTCGGGCCGGTCGCGACGGTCATGGCCTATGACACGCTCGACGAGGCGGTCGAGATCGCCAACGACACCGAATATGGCCTGTCGGCGGTCGTGTCGGGCGACCCCGCAAAGGCCGCCGAAATCGCCCCGAAGCTGCGCGCCGGCATGGTCGCGGTGAACAGCTGGGGTCCGGGGCCGGGCGCGCCCTTCGGCGGTTACAAGGCATCGGGCAACGGCCGCGAAGGCGGGCTGTTCGGGCTGAAGGACTTTATGGAAGTGAAGGCGATCAGCGGGATTCCGGCTTAG